A single genomic interval of Natronoarchaeum philippinense harbors:
- a CDS encoding DUF7127 family protein translates to MNVEQLSEREGQHARRFEYDDRTEIVADLGVGVEGNVDVLDDAVIVVTEEGEQLELDVPETGAEAFIKNGVLTIELEAEA, encoded by the coding sequence ATGAACGTAGAACAGCTCTCGGAGCGCGAGGGACAGCACGCCCGACGCTTCGAATACGACGACAGGACAGAGATCGTCGCCGACTTGGGGGTCGGCGTCGAGGGGAACGTTGACGTACTCGACGACGCGGTGATCGTCGTGACCGAGGAGGGCGAACAGCTCGAACTCGACGTGCCCGAAACGGGTGCGGAAGCGTTTATCAAAAACGGCGTCCTCACCATCGAACTGGAGGCCGAGGCATGA